The Alkalihalophilus pseudofirmus nucleotide sequence ATCACCTTTTAAAAAAGATTCTACTCCTTTAACATTTCCTCCAAAGTCATCAATCACTATCGCTACTTTTTTCCATTCGTCCGCTTTAGCCGTGAAAGGAGTGCAGAATATAACAGAAGTTATAGAAAGAGATAAAACCATTACTAAAGAAAAGAAGGAAGGGTAAGCCTTCATGAGATCACTCCTCATTTATAATAGGTGTAGAGATAGTGTTCCGTTTCGAAGCTTATTCTATGAATCCATTCAGCACAAAAAAACTCATGCGCAGGCTTTGGACCTGGCATGAGTTATTTTCTTATATTAAACGCTGCATTTAATTGACCACGAAGCATTTTGTCGCGAACTTCTTTCTTCTTCATCATCTTTTGTTCTTGTCTTCTTATTTCGAACGTCTGCATCCCATCTTCCATTTTATTTGCAATGTCAATTAGGCGTTCGACATCTATAAATGAATACTTGCGTGTACCACCTTTTGTTCTTTCAGGGTAAATTAATTTTCTTTCTTCATAATAGCGGATCTTCCTCTCGCTTAATCCAGTTAGTTCACTTACTATCCCAATTGTAATCACTTTCTTATCTTTATAAGACATAACCAAGAAACACCTCTTTGATGGAGATTATTTATCTGTTTTAAAGTGAGAATGTTCTGACCTTTTGTCATACTATATCACATGGACAAGGGGTAGGTGAGAGGGTTTGTTAGATTTTCTGACAAATTTTCGATTGAACGATCATATTAAATAGTGAATGTACATTTTCTGAAAATTACGTTATACTTTATAAAACTTATAAATTAACTCGGAATAATAGATGTGAAAAGTTAAGAGGAGATGAAGAGATGAACAATGGAGGGTATGTGTATTTAGTTGGGGCAGGTCCTGGGGATTTGCAGCTCATGACATTGAAAGCTAGAAGATGTGTTGAGATGGCAGATGTTGTTCTCTACGACCGGCTGGTGAATCCATTATTGCTTGAATGGACGAAGCCGGACTGTGAGCATATTTATTGCGGGAAGTTACCTAAGCGGCACTTATTGAGACAAGAGGCCATAAATGAAAAGCTCGTTCAGTATGGGACTGAAGGCAAAATTGTCGTCAGGCTTAAAGGCGGTGACCCAAGTGTGTTTGGTCGAGTGGGGGAAGAGGCTCATGCTTTAGATGAAGCTGGCGTTCCTTATGAAATCGTTCCGGGGATCACAGCTGGAATTGGAGCGGCAACATATGCTGGTATTCCTGTGACGCATCGGAATCACAGTGCATCGTTTACCGTCGTAACGGGCCATGACAAGTCTGAAAAAGGAGAGCCTTTAATCGACTGGCAAGCACTTGCAAGAGGGAGCGATACAATTGCCTTTTATATGGGAGTGAAAAACCTCGGTTATATAGCTAATCAACTAACTCTGCACGGTAAGCCAAAAGAAACACCTGTTATTTTGATTCAATGGGGAACGTTAGGCAGTCAAAAAACCGTGAGCGGGACACTTGAAACGATTGCAGAAGAAGTAAGCAAATCAAACTTGACGAACCCTGCGATCACTTTAGTTGGTGATGTGGCCAACATAAGAAAAGAACCAAGCTGGTTTGAGCGTAAACCACTATTTGGTCAACATATCTTATTAGGCAGAACTTCAGGAAGCCAAGGTGCGATTGCTCATGAGTTAGAAGAACTAGGAGCTGAAGTATTCGAATTTCCACGTATGTATTCTAGGACAGCTGAAAAACCGCAAGCAGATTTTAGGGACTTTGATCAAATTGTCTTTTTATCGCCTGAAAGTGTTGAAATCTTTTTTAATTGGTTGAGAGCAGATAAGGTGGATCTACGGGATATAAGGGCTGCATTTCATGTGCGGTCAAAAAAATCAGAGAGGGCTTTAGAGAAGTACGGTTGTTTTACAAGTGAATTATCTAAGGTAAAGGATGGGTGTTCTAAGGTTCTGTTGCTAGGGAATGCACATTCAGCAAATGACAAAATCTTATTAACTGACACATGGGGTCCACACGAATATGTTATTACCCATCACGATTTGGTTGTCTCGTCTACAGATGTTACCTGTGAAAGACTAAAAGATGAAGGGCGTATTCAAACCATTGTCTTCCCAAGTGCTCAGTCTGTACAAACCGTCAGCGATCGGTTTATGAAAATGGGCTGGAGCATAGAGGAGATTAACGAAACAGTCAAAGTGATTTGTTTTGGTTCAATGTCAGAGAAGGCAGCTCTTTCTGCTGGTTATAAAGTAGATGTCGTGTTAGAATCTCCTACAAAAGAAGCACTCATTAAAGCTCTAATACAATCGAACATAACAGAGGTGGTTAAATAGTGAAAGCCATTTTATATGTAGGTCACGGAAGCCGGGTGAGGGCTGGAAATGAAGAATTAATCGCATTTATTAACCAAGTAAAGCTGCGGTTTCCCGAGGTTCCTATTCAGGAGCATAGTTTTATTGAACTTGCCGAACCGTCGATCGACCAAGGAATTAAAACATGTATTGAAAAAGGGGCAACAGACATTGCGGTCATTCCTGTTTTGCTGCTAACGGCCAATCATGCGAAATTTGATATTCCAAGAGAAATCGACCGCGCAAAAGCACAATATCCTAACGTACAGTTTTCTTACGGCCGCCCGTTTGGAGTGGAATCAACTTTAATCTCAATTTTAAAGAAGAGACTTGAATACAAAGGTTTAATAAGTGTTGAAGGCAGACCAACAGATGAGGAGCGTGAAGAGGTAAGTGTTCTGCTTGTAGGACGGGGCAGCAGTGATCCTGATGCAAACAGCGATTTAATGAAAATCTCTAGACTTTTATGGGAGGAAGCTCCGGTAAGTGAGATAGAGGTATGTTATATCGCGGCAACAAGACCATCTGTCGATCAAGGTTTGGAGAAAATTACTAGATCACCTTATAAAAAAGTATTCGTTCTTCCTTATCTTCTTTTCACCGGTGTCT carries:
- a CDS encoding MerR family transcriptional regulator, with amino-acid sequence MSYKDKKVITIGIVSELTGLSERKIRYYEERKLIYPERTKGGTRKYSFIDVERLIDIANKMEDGMQTFEIRRQEQKMMKKKEVRDKMLRGQLNAAFNIRK
- the cobA gene encoding uroporphyrinogen-III C-methyltransferase encodes the protein MNNGGYVYLVGAGPGDLQLMTLKARRCVEMADVVLYDRLVNPLLLEWTKPDCEHIYCGKLPKRHLLRQEAINEKLVQYGTEGKIVVRLKGGDPSVFGRVGEEAHALDEAGVPYEIVPGITAGIGAATYAGIPVTHRNHSASFTVVTGHDKSEKGEPLIDWQALARGSDTIAFYMGVKNLGYIANQLTLHGKPKETPVILIQWGTLGSQKTVSGTLETIAEEVSKSNLTNPAITLVGDVANIRKEPSWFERKPLFGQHILLGRTSGSQGAIAHELEELGAEVFEFPRMYSRTAEKPQADFRDFDQIVFLSPESVEIFFNWLRADKVDLRDIRAAFHVRSKKSERALEKYGCFTSELSKVKDGCSKVLLLGNAHSANDKILLTDTWGPHEYVITHHDLVVSSTDVTCERLKDEGRIQTIVFPSAQSVQTVSDRFMKMGWSIEEINETVKVICFGSMSEKAALSAGYKVDVVLESPTKEALIKALIQSNITEVVK
- a CDS encoding sirohydrochlorin chelatase, with amino-acid sequence MKAILYVGHGSRVRAGNEELIAFINQVKLRFPEVPIQEHSFIELAEPSIDQGIKTCIEKGATDIAVIPVLLLTANHAKFDIPREIDRAKAQYPNVQFSYGRPFGVESTLISILKKRLEYKGLISVEGRPTDEEREEVSVLLVGRGSSDPDANSDLMKISRLLWEEAPVSEIEVCYIAATRPSVDQGLEKITRSPYKKVFVLPYLLFTGVLMKGLQKKLDQWSLETGIESILCPYLGFDNDMKEVLVKRVEEVLANQVRVNCDLCVYRIEAEEKKQVTPE